The following are encoded together in the Actinomycetota bacterium genome:
- a CDS encoding DMT family transporter — MKSTPAIKAERGSPEHRLARADLLYLFLLASIWGTSFLSIKVSLRGFSPVQNTVFRLWLGALALTAFSLIRRSRLPREPIIWVHLTALAAVANVIPYFLFALAEERIDSAIAGVLNATTPMWTAVIAFSIGSERVGGRKLAGLILGFAGAVVIFEPWNSGSQVATWSGLACLVAAACYGVGFVYAAHHLRGRGLTPLSLSAGQVSASAVLSLLLIPFMGWPEPEFRIDAVVAILALGILGTGIAYAINFRLIANRGASGAALVTYLIPVVAVIVGAVTLRERIELNVILGTAVVLAGVGLIRSDSG, encoded by the coding sequence GTGAAGTCAACACCCGCAATCAAGGCCGAACGAGGCTCCCCCGAGCACCGCCTCGCCCGGGCCGACCTCCTCTATCTGTTTCTCTTGGCCTCCATCTGGGGCACCAGCTTCCTGTCGATCAAGGTGTCGCTCCGGGGCTTCTCGCCGGTGCAGAACACGGTCTTCCGGCTTTGGCTCGGGGCCCTGGCGCTGACGGCCTTCAGCCTCATCCGGCGCTCCCGGCTCCCCCGGGAGCCGATCATCTGGGTGCACCTGACGGCTCTGGCGGCCGTCGCCAACGTCATCCCCTACTTCCTGTTCGCCCTGGCCGAGGAGCGGATTGACTCGGCGATCGCCGGGGTCCTCAACGCCACCACGCCGATGTGGACGGCGGTGATCGCCTTCAGCATCGGGAGCGAGCGGGTGGGCGGCCGCAAGCTTGCCGGGCTCATCCTCGGCTTCGCCGGTGCGGTGGTGATCTTCGAGCCGTGGAACTCAGGCTCCCAGGTCGCGACCTGGAGCGGGCTGGCCTGCCTGGTGGCCGCCGCCTGCTACGGCGTGGGGTTCGTCTACGCCGCCCATCATCTCCGTGGCCGGGGGTTGACGCCGCTCAGCCTCTCGGCCGGGCAGGTGAGCGCATCGGCGGTACTCAGCCTCCTGCTGATCCCATTCATGGGGTGGCCGGAGCCGGAGTTCCGGATCGACGCGGTGGTGGCGATCCTCGCCCTGGGCATCCTCGGGACCGGCATCGCCTACGCCATCAACTTTCGGCTGATCGCCAACCGGGGCGCCTCCGGGGCGGCGCTGGTGACCTACCTGATTCCGGTGGTGGCCGTGATCGTCGGCGCGGTGACGCTCCGGGAGCGAATCGAGCTAAACGTCATCCTCGGCACCGCCGTCGTCCTGGCCGGGGTCGGGTTGATCAGGTCAGACTCGGGCTGA